Proteins found in one Oncorhynchus mykiss isolate Arlee chromosome 3, USDA_OmykA_1.1, whole genome shotgun sequence genomic segment:
- the LOC110514472 gene encoding GA-binding protein subunit beta-1 isoform X2 — MSLVDLGKRLLEAARAGLDDDVRTLMVNGAPFTTDWLGTSPLHLAAQYGHHSTAEVLLRAGVSRDARTKVDRTPLHMAATEGHSNIVELLVSSGADINAKDMLKMTALHWAAQHGHREVAELLLKYGADVHSLSKFDKTPFDIAMDTSNTELMILLQDGMQNQVNMNPEPQFIISSAGVVNLSDLVNTTAKSGESVSTTSVLATLAALAEASGPMGKNAGKSEDAIAADSVDSAIQHVVGDGGQRVITIVTDQHGNLQPAGLGQQFFVTMQGQQMVAVPTGQITEEVVEQEPYPSPARKRRIEPAAILTRPKDKKAKSGDSSREQLQKQLQEANRKAQEYRTQLLQKEQEAEQYRLRLEEAIEQQQSNNTSNATGSTCTGVQEAEEEVVQMEKQHETEERVVEEDKVEGEEDVPFPEDTILVKVEEELDSGEGEQITVDDTEETEKASTKVTTTPKRGRGRGRGRGRRR, encoded by the exons ATGTCACTGGTGGACCTGGGGAAGCGGCTGCTGGAGGCTGCACGGGCAGGGCTGGATGATGATGTCAGGACCCTCATGGTCAATGGAGCTCCCTTCACCACTGATTGG CTGGGGACTTCCCCGCTCCATCTAGCTGCTCAGTACGGACACCACTCCACGGCTGAGGTGCTTCTCCGAGCAGGCGTTAGCAGGGATGCCCGGACCAAAGTGGACAGGACCCCACTCCACATGGCGGCCACAGAGGGCCACTCTAATATAGTGGAGCTGCTAGTCAGT AGCGGAGCGGACATCAACGCTAAGGACATGCTGAAGATGACAGCCCTGCATTGGGCGGCCCAGCACGGTCATAGAGAGGTGGCAGAGCTGCTGCTCAAATATGGAGCAGACGTCCACTCCCTCAGCAAGTTTGACAAGACGCCCTTTGACATCGCCATGGATACCAGCAACACTGAGCTCATGATACTGTTACAG GATGGCATGCAGAACCAAGTGAACATGAACCCCGAGCCCCAGTTCATCATCTCCTCTGCTGGGGTCGTGAACCTCTCTGACCTCGTCAACACCACCGCCAAGTCAG GAGAATCTGTCTCTACCACCTCAGTCCTGGCAACACTGGCAGCCCTGGCAGAAGCCTCAGGTCCCATGGGTAAAAATGCAG GCAAATCTGAGGACGCAATCGCTGCAGATTCTGTGGATTCGGCCATTCAGCATGTAGTGGGTGATGGAGGTCAGAGGGTCATCACCATAGTGACGGACCAACACGGCAACTTGCAGCCAGCGGGACTTGGGCAGCAGTTCTTTGTCACTATGCAGGGGCAGCAAA TGGTGGCAGTCCCGACTGGTCAGATCACAGAGGAGGTGGTGGAACAGGAGCCTTATCCCTCTCCTGCACGCAAGAGGAGAATAGAGCCTGCAGCCATCCTAACCAGACCCAAAGACAAG AAAGCGAAGTCGGGGGACAGCAGTCGGGAGCAGCTCCAGAAGCAGTTGCAGGAGGCCAACCGGAAGGCCCAGGAGTACCGCACACAGCTCCTACAGAAGGAGCAGGAGGCTGAGCAGTACCGCCTCCGACTAGAGGAGGCCATAGAGCAACAACAGAGCAACAATACCAGCAATGCTACTGGTTCTACCTGCACAGGTGTCCAGGAGGCAGAAGAGGAGGTGGTCCAAATGGAAAAACAACACGAGACCGAGGAGAGAGTTGTGGAGGAGGACAaagtggaaggggaggaggacgTCCCATTTCCGGAAGACACCATTCTGGTTAAAGTGGAGGAGGAGCTGGATTCAGGGGAGGGAGAACAGATAACAGTGGATGATACAGAGGAAACGGAGAAGGCTTCAACTAAGGTCACAACGACCCCCAaacgggggagagggaggggacgagGACGTGGAAGGAGGCGGTAG
- the LOC110514472 gene encoding GA-binding protein subunit beta-1 isoform X1 — protein MSLVDLGKRLLEAARAGLDDDVRTLMVNGAPFTTDWLGTSPLHLAAQYGHHSTAEVLLRAGVSRDARTKVDRTPLHMAATEGHSNIVELLVSSGADINAKDMLKMTALHWAAQHGHREVAELLLKYGADVHSLSKFDKTPFDIAMDTSNTELMILLQDGMQNQVNMNPEPQFIISSAGVVNLSDLVNTTAKSGMGNWSTGYRESVSTTSVLATLAALAEASGPMGKNAGKSEDAIAADSVDSAIQHVVGDGGQRVITIVTDQHGNLQPAGLGQQFFVTMQGQQMVAVPTGQITEEVVEQEPYPSPARKRRIEPAAILTRPKDKKAKSGDSSREQLQKQLQEANRKAQEYRTQLLQKEQEAEQYRLRLEEAIEQQQSNNTSNATGSTCTGVQEAEEEVVQMEKQHETEERVVEEDKVEGEEDVPFPEDTILVKVEEELDSGEGEQITVDDTEETEKASTKVTTTPKRGRGRGRGRGRRR, from the exons ATGTCACTGGTGGACCTGGGGAAGCGGCTGCTGGAGGCTGCACGGGCAGGGCTGGATGATGATGTCAGGACCCTCATGGTCAATGGAGCTCCCTTCACCACTGATTGG CTGGGGACTTCCCCGCTCCATCTAGCTGCTCAGTACGGACACCACTCCACGGCTGAGGTGCTTCTCCGAGCAGGCGTTAGCAGGGATGCCCGGACCAAAGTGGACAGGACCCCACTCCACATGGCGGCCACAGAGGGCCACTCTAATATAGTGGAGCTGCTAGTCAGT AGCGGAGCGGACATCAACGCTAAGGACATGCTGAAGATGACAGCCCTGCATTGGGCGGCCCAGCACGGTCATAGAGAGGTGGCAGAGCTGCTGCTCAAATATGGAGCAGACGTCCACTCCCTCAGCAAGTTTGACAAGACGCCCTTTGACATCGCCATGGATACCAGCAACACTGAGCTCATGATACTGTTACAG GATGGCATGCAGAACCAAGTGAACATGAACCCCGAGCCCCAGTTCATCATCTCCTCTGCTGGGGTCGTGAACCTCTCTGACCTCGTCAACACCACCGCCAAGTCAGGTATGGGCAACTGGAGCACAGGTTACA GAGAATCTGTCTCTACCACCTCAGTCCTGGCAACACTGGCAGCCCTGGCAGAAGCCTCAGGTCCCATGGGTAAAAATGCAG GCAAATCTGAGGACGCAATCGCTGCAGATTCTGTGGATTCGGCCATTCAGCATGTAGTGGGTGATGGAGGTCAGAGGGTCATCACCATAGTGACGGACCAACACGGCAACTTGCAGCCAGCGGGACTTGGGCAGCAGTTCTTTGTCACTATGCAGGGGCAGCAAA TGGTGGCAGTCCCGACTGGTCAGATCACAGAGGAGGTGGTGGAACAGGAGCCTTATCCCTCTCCTGCACGCAAGAGGAGAATAGAGCCTGCAGCCATCCTAACCAGACCCAAAGACAAG AAAGCGAAGTCGGGGGACAGCAGTCGGGAGCAGCTCCAGAAGCAGTTGCAGGAGGCCAACCGGAAGGCCCAGGAGTACCGCACACAGCTCCTACAGAAGGAGCAGGAGGCTGAGCAGTACCGCCTCCGACTAGAGGAGGCCATAGAGCAACAACAGAGCAACAATACCAGCAATGCTACTGGTTCTACCTGCACAGGTGTCCAGGAGGCAGAAGAGGAGGTGGTCCAAATGGAAAAACAACACGAGACCGAGGAGAGAGTTGTGGAGGAGGACAaagtggaaggggaggaggacgTCCCATTTCCGGAAGACACCATTCTGGTTAAAGTGGAGGAGGAGCTGGATTCAGGGGAGGGAGAACAGATAACAGTGGATGATACAGAGGAAACGGAGAAGGCTTCAACTAAGGTCACAACGACCCCCAaacgggggagagggaggggacgagGACGTGGAAGGAGGCGGTAG